In Balneolales bacterium ANBcel1, the following proteins share a genomic window:
- the folK gene encoding 2-amino-4-hydroxy-6-hydroxymethyldihydropteridine diphosphokinase codes for MAQAVIALGSNLGDRAAHMSKARAFLGSLSESSLVVSAIYETEPVGEASTHMYYNAVCAFQTRLEPMELLEKLKRYEQEYGRDPSAPRWSNRTIDLDIIDFNRETISRQRLQVPHPEYTRRLFVLLPLQELFPEWTDLRSGTPISDMIASAPKIDVFKKGVNW; via the coding sequence ATGGCCCAGGCAGTAATAGCGTTAGGCTCCAACCTGGGCGACCGGGCGGCCCACATGTCCAAAGCCCGGGCCTTCCTCGGTTCGTTAAGCGAAAGCAGCCTGGTGGTATCGGCCATCTATGAGACCGAGCCCGTAGGCGAGGCTTCGACCCATATGTACTACAATGCCGTGTGCGCGTTTCAGACCCGGCTGGAACCGATGGAGCTCCTCGAAAAACTCAAGCGCTACGAGCAGGAGTACGGCCGGGATCCCTCCGCCCCTCGCTGGTCCAATCGGACGATCGACCTCGACATTATCGATTTCAACCGGGAAACCATCTCCAGACAGCGGCTTCAGGTTCCCCACCCGGAGTATACCCGGCGGCTTTTTGTATTGCTGCCACTTCAGGAGCTGTTCCCCGAATGGACCGACCTCCGGTCAGGTACGCCCATTTCCGACATGATCGCCTCCGCACCTAAAATTGATGTTTTTAAAAAAGGGGTAAATTGGTAG